From the genome of Dermacentor andersoni chromosome 3, qqDerAnde1_hic_scaffold, whole genome shotgun sequence:
ACATTAAAACAGCACAGTTATTATAACCTGGCGAATTGATAAAAAATGGGCCCAAGGTAGAGAACTTAGTCGTAGAGCATTAGAAACATTCGCACAGTATGCTCTCTAAACCGGTAAGCTAGTGGCGTAACACAAGCGTTGCCTTGAAGGACAATTTGAGTGACAATTGTTAAGAATCTAAGATACAGCCACCGTACCTGCCTTTTCTGTAGTAATAGGGAGTTCACATAGTAGTCAGCATATTGCGAGAGAAAAGATGAACACAGCCTAACACGAGAATAGGAGAAGCGAAAAGTTTATCAGTCAACAACGTAAAGTGTAGTTCTTCGCAGTTTAGTATTTTTATTACTGGGCCACAACATTAATCCCATTTCACGTTCTCTCTTACGAACATTAGTATCCGCCTTGTGCTTTGAATAAAGACTATCATCCTCAATGTATGTCCAACATATCAAGAGGAATACTAGCCGAATATCCTGCCGATGCAGAAAATTTAAAGCTGGTCTTGTGAATATGAAGTTACGTAGTGAGAGTTTAgtaagcttaagaggaagctttagctcgggccccactGCGatgcggcctattgaaatacatgtaaaacgcaaaaacgcaaaaacgctttcctgagataaccccaggaccaattttaatgagattggttgcatttgagagaaacagttaaactctagtgactgttgcaagcgtaatttcgatttagggccagaATTTTGTTAACAATTTGTTAAAGATATCGGAAGTTCTAAAAAAATTGACGCACGAAGTCTATAAATTAATAGGTCTGTTTCAAGGACACATATCGCGGTTTtttaaacagcatccattagatcattcaaagcggacaaatttgttaTATCAATCTATATATTACGTGAAATGGTTACGTTAtgtacaagtgttctgcaaaagctgtatttccatactacTGAATTTccttagattcatgcgtaacatatcaattttgttcgctttagatgaaatatcagatacaattcagagaattgtgatatcattttttctttctgagttagagagttgtaaagttgatagttccgttttcagaaatgttttttcatttttgccaACATTTAATAAAAAATCGACTACTTCAACCAAAAATTCGACACCAACAGTTCCTAAACgttaagtttctcttttaaatgcaataaatcacgtcaaattttgtgcagtggttgccgagaaaaacaaattctccttttacatgtacttagataggaacacccgagctaacgcttcctgttaaagggatactaaagccaaatactaagtcgacgtggactgtttaaatacctgtcctgaaacctcgcaacgcttattTCGTGCCATGAAAAGGcgtagtttacgagaaaattgtatctaaAGGGTGCGAATACCATttggaaattcaaatctcccgccactcaACCGAGGGagcggtgacgttgcatacaccatcaccgCCGTTTGCTGCCGTtgatgagtaaaacggcgcccgacagacggcggcaccgagccaagacagagtgccgtattcgccgctgcaactgttTTTTGGTCAAATGGCGTAGACCATCCGGGCACCCctcgacatcacatggaagttgaattctctgctacttgcagtttgtgcaagtttcgcgagccagcaaaaccagtgcagcactacgcaatcaggaaagtactgaaacgcgaagGCGTTGGCAGCGCAAtgtcgagcgaaaacaaaaccttttgaCCGCGCGTTATTGTCAACGGCAAATTCAATGAGTTcatttttctaaacatgaaatgcagctggacaagtagcattttatttcatcttataatacaatacgaggatcttttttgcaacgagtagttgagtactagtgacagaatttaactgatgAGTGCTTTCGTCAACGGGCAAGTGATTGAATGTCCCGAGGGAGTCTCCAATTATGTTCTGCcattacctcgatttctcgattattaaggctctgctcgcgataatattgacgccttcgaGATTCTAGAGCACTAGTATATCCCTTTAGCTTTACTTAGTATTTTtctgtagtgtccctttaagaaaaaaaaaaacagagctcgCCAGTCTAGCATTCCATTCGTCGAGTACAGTACTTCTTGTACTCTGGCTGTGACATTGCGGCTCGTCAATCAAGTTCAAATGGCCTGAAGTGCCCAAAATGCACATTATAATAATTTGTACATACAATCATCCTTAACACGGTTCTGATTCGCCACATATTTCCTTCTGATTTCAGGCTCCTTGTGTCATTCGGCACTGGAATTACTCTAAAAATTGACATCAGTGTTTCTAAAGATGAGGAATTCTATCTCTACATAAGAAATTCTCCCAGTGGATTCCTTACTTATACAAGTATAACATTCAAGGGATCTCTGACCACGCGTGCTAACACCATTGAGTTCGGTGCTCAAACATTCAGTGACAACTGCTACGTTCGTCGCGCTGTATACGTGAGTATACCAGCTTTATTGCAAATTTAAAAGCATGTATACGGTGGAACAATATTTAGGATGTTTATGACTATATAACAGGCGACCGTCGTAGCGAGAATTCCTGGCAAGTGGTGCCCCATACAAAGTCAGGAGGTCAAATTTTACTACTGGTACAGAAATGTCTGGAAAAAGCCGCAAGAAAACAGCAACATTTCAAGGAGTTTGTGTAGAAAGCAAGTAAGAAAGAACAAAGCGCTTGCTCTGTTCTTTCTTACTTCCTCTTACCAAGTCTTTGTTTCCACATCGCGGTAATATGTAGCCCGTAAACTTGAACCAACTATCTCAGCAATATGTACGTTTCAACCAACGTCTCAGTAACACAAAATTGGGTTTCAAAGGAACGCAGACCTGCATCGACACATGCGTTGAGtgaaatttgtttatttttgcacACCCAAAAAATTTTGGATTACGCTTGAGGTTATTCTTGTCCGAGTGGCAAGAACGGATATTGTATTTGTGAGAATCTTTCAAATTCCTCTAATGCAGTGCGTGTCAATAGCCAGCTCCTGTATGCACGCTATGCGTGTTGTTCCTCGCAAACATGTACATGTTTTACATTTACATGTTGTTTCGTGTAAACAGTAAGGTATATCATACAACGTAAAGCTCGATCCATGTTACGGACCAAATGAGTGAATTCTGGCTCACAGGCCCGGCGTTATGTGACCCTGCCTTTTCGGTTTTAGTAAAGCCGCTCCAGAACGCAGACCACAAAGCGAGAATAGCCATTTGGTATATGGCTGCAGAGCGCAAGAAGGCTTTGTACGCAATGTGGGAAGGCCTCATTGAGCGCTCTTCACACCGAAAGTGCTTTCGGCTGGCTGGTGTGGTTTGCATTTGTCGTCCACCAATCTGCCAACATTATAAGCGTGGCGCATCGGTGGGAATCTGTTTCGTTTTTCGCGTATACATTGGGAAATTGAGGGGCTATTGTGATGTACGTCCTTAGGGTTTGCAGCTGGTCCCTGAGGCAGAACCTGCAAATACCCATAGAAGTTCAAAGTAGTTTATTCACTTCGACACAAAGAAGATGTTAAATTAAACACAGGAAGCGAAAACACGATAGCAAAGACCTAAGGAAACCGCTAACAGACCAACGCATGTTGAAGTGACATTTACCAAGGATTGGAAGACAAAACGATACGAAGCAAAGGTATTGTGGGCAAGCGGGTGCTGTCAAACTAAGCAGTTCGCCATAGCATGAAGGTTGGGGTGAGGCGAAGAGGAAAGTGGTCATGATCTCGCCAAACCAGTGATGGGGCTTAAGGACGTGTTGATGAAGGGAGGGCAGTTGTTCCGTTTGGCCGAGAGGAAACAAACGTCGCACTGGAAACCTAGAGGATGGAACGGCTCGAGAAGTAAGTCCTTAAGAGGCACCCATACGCAATGTCGGGTCCGTAGCCCGTCCGTTCCCGACCCACCTACATGCACATGCGTCCGCAGGCATTTTGGCAGGATTGTTTGGCCTGGCGAAGTCACGAAGCGCAGGAGGAGGTTTACGGGTTGCGCCAGTCGGGGGAAACCCTGCTGCCTCAGCTCGCAGTCAGGTGGCCGACCTTCTTCCAGCGTCGCTTCCTTGACCTCCGCCAGTGTTATAAACGCGCTTCGCGTTTTTCTTCTCTCCGTGGCCCCGTATTTCCACACGATTGGTCTTCCGTGGAATCCTCTTGttggctccttttttttttttcgtgcgcctCAGGATCTCTTGCTTGGTGTCCTTCTTTGTCGAAGTCGTTTGCCAAGCTCTGCACCTACGTCCACATGagcaatcttctttttcttctaatcaAGCACTAGCTGCACTTGTCCTCCCGCACTTTACTCATCACAAACGTACAACCTAGTGTCGTCTTTAAGAAGTACTGTTTCGCTGCAGCAGCTTGTACTTGGCTGTATTAGGTCTTCGTGGTTTGTGAAAAGTGGTGTCTGCGCCGGCAATTTCGTCCTTCGGATGACTATTGCCTACAGCCCTgacccgctgtggtggcttaTAGTCTATGCTGTTGccctgctaagcacaaggtcgcgggaacAAATGCGCCACACTTTGGTAGGGGccgaatgcaaaaacgcccgtgacccgtgcattgagtgcacattaataacaaccccaggtgatcgaaattaatccggagtcccccactacggggtgcctcgtAGTAAACTCggggttttcgcacgtaaaacctcaggaTTCAATTTGCCTACAGCAGGAGCTCCAGCTGTCCTGCTGTCAAGTAACATGTCGACCCACAGCGTGGTGAGTAGAGCAGATTCACGTTAGGAGGTTAACAATTCATTGTCACAAAAAGATCGATAAATAACTTCGCGATGTTCTACTTATCAAAAGCAGATGACCATAGAAGGAAACAAAATGAAATCCTATAATATTTAGGCAGGTTGCCCCTGGTTTGCTATCTGACACTGGCAAATGGACAGGAAAATAGTATGGAATGTgagaaggaaagcaaaaaaaaatttatgagccattccactctttgaaggcggatgatcagcgaagctgttgaaaaccaccagtACAACTGCAGAAAGTGGTATGCAATGCTATATGGCTTTATTGTGATGGTAGCAGTGCTATGTTAGAATACTGGCACTGAATGGGAGTAATCGTAATTTTGACAACACACCGCTATCCGTAGcactgctgcaacaacattgaagtcagttgctagtttttttttttttatgtacgaaAGACTAGGGACGTCACAGCCCACGTCGAAAGCTGACGACGCGGCGGCAGCCTGCGCCGCAGCAATCTTTGCCGGGAAACATTTGCCGGGAGCGCTACCAGACTGGCATTGCTATCGCGAGCGCGGCATCATCAATTATGTGGATCGGATGCTTTTCTTTAGCTTGTTCTTAATTGAAACGTATGTTGTTcggtatgttgtatgcgtgattataGAGAATGTATGTTCGCTGCACTTTGCTGAGTTTGtgcagcctctgccttacgggggtatgattCATTGACAATGACACTTTTCTACATGCTATTACATTCTACATGAATTATAGGTGGTCGCGGAGCACAGCAGTTTTAAAAGTGCAGCGGTGCTCCTCTGGCCCACACTGCAAATGACGGTGCTGTCAATGGCCtcagtattttcttctttttttttagttagcgTTCCGTCGCCCAGTCGGCTAAAGAGTGCCCAATGTCTTTCGTTCATTAATAAAATACGGAAGCGGTAGGCCTTCAAGTAATACACTCAACAACAAGCGACATTTTAACCTTGCGTCGCATTGAGATCAGATTAGGTGGTAGTCGAAGGCATTATCATTGGTCAAGCAAAGGTTGTAGTACCCACTTGGTACAATTAAGTAAATTCGCATGTTCTAGAGCACCGCTATGAGCACTTATACGAAGTTCCCACGCTGTATGACGCCTTGAAAATGGTACACGTGGTGGCGACGGCCACTATCAGTTATTAAAAGGTGGCCGTACAAACTCCGCAGTCAAGTCCACTTCGTGGTCCTGATAGCTAGTTGTCAAAATCAGAAAATTGCATTATTGCTATCTTGGGAACCGGCGTATCGTCAAATTTCAGCGGCTCAACAACAGTGATATGACGAAATGACATAAAACCCTCGGACGTAGCCCACATCTGCTCGTTGAGGCTTTGAAAACTACATAGCACATCATTTTTTataatgcaacaaatttctttaGGACTAACAAGTAATTAAATAAGCAGCACAGTACAACAGTAAAATGTGGGGCTCaagaaaatcgaaaaaaaaataacataaacTCAACGACAAGTTGCGAATTCAGGCGAGTTAGTAATTGCCATTAGAACTACAAAAGCGCAATAGAGACCACACGAAAGCTGTTGTTGTTTTCCTAAGTGGCTGTGGCGCATACACACTGTGGGGCATTGGCCCTGAATCGGATGGATAAGTtatgtgcataaaaagaaaacaagggagttaacaatttcaaCGTTGGAGCTTAAGTAGACTTTTTTCGTGAGGGGAAAGAGCAATCTGAGGAAAATTGTGGATAAAAAAATCTAATCatcaacaaataaaaaataaagggtAAAAAATCAGTGATCATTAAGGCTGACGTATTTGATGGTCCTAATATGTGTAATACCACCACCGCTGCCATCAATTCAGCTAAAAAAGATCGGTATAAAATCTGGCAGCCGTAGTGAAAATGTCCAATTGATAATCAGGGAAAATATCCTACACCTGACtcttcttcacattgtgaagcatctatCGCAGTTAcgatgtttgtttgaaggttCTTCAGATGATCTTGTACTGTACTGTCTAGAATATGATTTGGAAGTAATTCTGCATTATtaggaaaatgtcatcgaatttAATATCTATGGTAACAGCCCTTGCTGAAAtcggaagtacatcgcatatgtgCACGTCCAGTGTCAAGTAATTTCTGCACAAATGCAATTTGCGGAGTACGTAATCGCGGCCAGATGACACAGAAATACAGCGCAcgctgtgaaataaattttgtttaATGTCGCAGCAGTGCTTCATAAATTCTCAATAACATCTGTACTGTCAAAAACTGGAACCTGCACGAAGGAggaggaacacgggattctagataaataACAGAATTTGCGACACATTTAGGAAGACATAAGCAAAaacgtaatgcttctctttctaagaggattaaaGGACCGGACTTGCAGGCTCGAACTCCAGAGAAGGACACGCAACTATATTCAAATTCAGGACCCgcgtacatacgatatatcattacGAGGGTATCCCTTCTCACTCCTTTTCGACGATTGCTCAGCCTActcaatatgccaattgcacgggttcCTTTTCCAGTCACATCATCTATGTGTGGGCGCCAGTTGAGAGGGGCGTTATAAATATTTCACGGTATTTAACACACTCTACCTGTGGTATGTGTTGAAAGTAGTAATATAATGAGATGTGCACTAcgtcacgtatcggaaaaacgagaataTCACATTTGCTAGCACTGAGTAAAATGTAATTAGCATCTAATTATCCCTCGAGAGCACAGACGTACGTTTGCAGTCATTCGTATAGCATGTCGATGTGTTTACAGATGCGAAAAACGGAATATCGTCTACTTAAACATACGTACTTACTTCTTGCTGACATGGAAGTGTGCTCATTAGAATATTAAAGAGCACCGGGGAaaggactgagccttgcggtgCGCCTGCGTTCGTTTATACACAGAAGAAGAAAAGACACTTTTctagcaatagaattctctttcacctaaacTTGAGTGAATCCAGGCTACTATATACCCATGAACACCAAAGGATGTTAACCGATTCCTCTGTACAATATGCTCCATGGTATCGTATGCTtgagcgatatcgagcgtcattACTGCTTACGTCGTCGACGTAAGTCGACGTGgccatgccagatggagcagccgggCCTGAAACCAAcctgacagggactaagaatggaataATCATTATTAAATTTCATGATACGAAAGTGAAGAAGCCTCGCAGGTAAATATACaacgtttgatgtaagcgcaatgggcctaatgttctccaatataTATCCAtcctttgtttttaaacaacatTACTACATTGGCAAGCTTCCATTTCAATGGAATCCAAGCCTTTTTAAGCGAATAATTTACCAGGTTTAAAAGAAAGTTAggcgattcctgtaacaatatttttaacattgcatttgttactCTGTCAGGGCCAGGGTCTCTATTCGGCAAGCATAGTGTAGTATCATTTAGCTCAGATAGGAAAATTCGAGTGAAGCCATCGGAGTGATCTATTTCAGAATAAATAGCCAGAGCCGGTGTTTAAATTGCTTTTCTAAGCCTTTGTaaatctcttctagggaggcgctcaatTCTTGCGTGGTCAAAACGATCGAGTCTAATGCTAACGGCGTTGGTAGCACCTTCCCAGCATAAAGAAATGCGAACACAGCACGCTCATTTTTTTGAATTTGATAGGTAATCGTAATGCCTCATATCGTATTCATATTTGGCTCGATTAACAGTACGGTTATATATACCagctgataatttttccaattcgggcactgattatgcagaagcattttccaagcggctttTCACTTTTTGTAGTCCGGCGTACGCTCATCATttcaccaacgacaagcggtgcctttagccgaagggatgacaaattcagcttgcttccgggaaccctctagaattgagcaaatggttgaagcgatttccttatcattaGCATTGCCAAGATTGGAAACGGTTGAATGCAAGGAAGCCTTAACTTTATTGAGGTTCACAAACGtacatgcctggtattctaaagatgttattggacaaaTGATTTCGAAGGTCACAGGAAGATGATCATGGTTGGTTGCTGAGTCAAGCGCTACCAATGACGAATAATTGATGCCTGCGCTACAGAACGTTGAATCTAACACCGAACAAAAGTGATATCTAGGAAATGTTAGTTGTCCTGTGTTTTGACATAAAAGATGACTATCAATAGTCGCTTACCACACAAGTCTCTTTTTAGCCTCCACGACACGTGATGCGGATTAAAATCCCCGGCAAACAAAATTTCTTAGCCACAGCGCTATGAAGTTGACGCATACTTTGCACACCGGTGCAAACCATTTATAAGTGAAAATTGATCTATTGCCAAAATTTCGCAGTTGGagtccatgatttgaaaagaaattttactggaaacaagtatcagtAATCCTCCACTTCGTGAGAGTCGACCTAATCCCAAATACCGAAAACATttcaaatgaaaatttttctctgtTGAAAGCCACGTTTCTTGAAGAAGTATGTCATCTGGGTTAAATTGATTAGATAGGCAAGACAAAATTGTTAAAGCTGAGAATATAGAGCGACAGTTCTACTGCAGTACTTTCAACTGTCCGATCGCGTTGATGACACAGCAGCGGCTACTGCCGTCGTTAGAATACTTTCTTGAATCATAGGAGATGCTTGACTCTTTTTCTAATTTTGGTTTTATCATCTTCAAGATTTGGTATCCTATGCGTTTGGTAGCTCAGATGTCATGTTCCGTACCTGTGACACTAACGGTTTCTAAATAAGAGGTCTCATCTTCGCCTGGTTGGACTAGCGGAGTAGTGTCTGTCGACTGATCTACAAATATAGAACGCGTCTCTAGCTCGTTGCTGAGAATTCGAGGTGCGGCCTTCGATACTGAGGACTGCATTGGAGTCTTAGTAGCCTGCAATATTTGTATCACCTGATTGGAAATGATTGGCGATGCGCAATCTGATACGATGTATATCACTttatccatagctttagccattacTTTTTCAACAGCAGAGTTAATTGCTTCCGAGAAATTAAGGTTCATGCTTGGAGTGTTGCacgctgtaacaccagagtatctGAATTCCCTGTATTTATTAACTTCAGTTGCACCTGTTCGCGAGCAGTGACGGCGGGCGATCATTTCAAGAGActgtatttcttgagcgcgagctgagcagttcgaatagtctgctgggtatcttcccccacagaggcagcacatTTGAGATTGTGCAGGGCATTAAGTTGAAGGATGACTGTCTCCACAGGTACGGCAACGCAAGCTCAACTTACATGATCCTGCGCTGTGCCCAAATCTACAACAATTCTGACATTGGATTGGACGTGAGGCGTGTGGTTCTACAAGGAACATACCTTTACTTTTGACGGACATGATGTTCCCACAAACTTTGCACTTACTGATTCTGTCGGAATGCTCTGGTTACTTACCAGCCGAGTCAACGGTAAATAACGATGGCGCCAGCTGTGGAGAGCTTGTCCAGGGCTGCTGTTTGACTTAAGCGGGAGCCTACACCCTCTACGAGACACTCGGTGCACGCAAGATGAGGCCGAATAACAGAATTCACCGtggtggaagcgaatgaagtgcatttcagtCGGTCTTCAGCAAAAGTCTGGTAGGGTGACTCACAAactatacctccccgtccgaacgctcgcacGTCAGTGATGGTCTCGAAGTGAGTGGACATGGTCTTAAGTTCATTCTGGATAGCTTCTGG
Proteins encoded in this window:
- the LOC129383097 gene encoding uncharacterized protein — protein: MSFEVANSAPERGMGQVYKTSLVSPTIGAFAIFTLVYADPSNKELLVSFGTGITLKIDISVSKDEEFYLYIRNSPSGFLTYTSITFKGSLTTRANTIEFGAQTFSDNCYVRRAVYDIGPEPT